A stretch of Syntrophorhabdus sp. DNA encodes these proteins:
- a CDS encoding replication initiation protein, with protein sequence MVRDAATAEEIVYQSNSLVMRKTSLSLIEQRLLLSILAQIQPEDADFKPYRLAVKEFLELCGIHNGRMHAVIDSVIVPFARKVVRVEREDGSVLVTHWFSSADYKRGRGIIEFSFDPKLKPVLLRLREQLNYTRIPLRLLLSAPGIYASRLYEICSAHVFKDNGYGAEFTVEVEELREMLGIEKNKLQLFKNLNTVALKPALKFINERTPLNVTMQLNKHGHRYVVQVKFVVSKKPLAEGRDTNILPTLLQLVPVSYRDTPTVVASIADAVKAGIYTIIQLQNIIKAASQGKKRNYPAYLKVALIKGYNKDGEATMKEKKHPYAGRQVEVLSVREMGLADIEANTNGKPVAAILQNDGSLWLDGKLQMTADAVTAGLRKGTVRFV encoded by the coding sequence ATGGTAAGGGACGCGGCGACCGCCGAAGAAATAGTATATCAGTCAAACTCACTCGTAATGAGGAAGACCTCGCTGTCCTTGATAGAACAGCGTCTTCTCCTCTCGATCCTGGCCCAGATCCAACCAGAGGATGCTGACTTCAAGCCATATAGGCTCGCCGTCAAGGAGTTTTTGGAATTGTGCGGGATCCACAACGGGAGAATGCACGCTGTCATTGATTCCGTGATCGTTCCTTTCGCAAGGAAGGTGGTGAGGGTCGAACGGGAAGACGGGAGTGTGCTGGTTACACACTGGTTCAGCTCAGCAGACTACAAGAGAGGCCGCGGGATAATCGAGTTCTCCTTCGACCCTAAATTAAAGCCCGTCCTCCTTCGCTTACGCGAGCAATTGAACTACACGCGAATCCCTCTGAGGCTCCTCCTGTCCGCCCCGGGGATCTACGCCTCTCGCCTCTACGAGATCTGCTCCGCGCATGTCTTTAAAGACAACGGATACGGTGCTGAGTTCACGGTGGAGGTCGAGGAACTCCGGGAAATGCTTGGGATCGAGAAGAACAAGCTGCAGCTGTTCAAAAATTTGAACACTGTGGCCCTGAAGCCGGCCCTGAAATTCATCAACGAGCGAACCCCGCTCAATGTAACGATGCAACTGAACAAGCACGGACACCGGTATGTCGTCCAGGTGAAGTTTGTCGTATCGAAAAAGCCCCTGGCCGAAGGGAGGGACACAAATATCCTCCCCACTCTCCTCCAACTGGTACCAGTATCATACCGTGACACGCCGACCGTTGTTGCCTCCATCGCAGATGCCGTCAAAGCGGGTATCTACACCATCATCCAGCTCCAGAACATCATCAAAGCCGCGAGCCAGGGCAAAAAGAGGAACTACCCTGCTTATCTCAAGGTGGCGCTCATAAAGGGCTACAACAAGGATGGTGAAGCGACAATGAAAGAGAAGAAGCATCCCTATGCTGGCCGGCAGGTGGAGGTGCTTTCGGTACGGGAAATGGGGCTTGCCGATATCGAGGCAAACACGAATGGGAAGCCCGTGGCCGCGATCCTCCAGAACGACGGGAGCCTGTGGCTCGACGGCAAGCTCCAAATGACGGCGGATGCGGTGACAGCAGGATTGAGAAAGGGGACGGTCCGGTTTGTTTGA